tacgaagatctttatcggtcaaaccgcataacaacaaacgttattccctttgtcatcggtatgttacttgcccgagattcgatcgtcggtatcaccatacctagttcaatctcgttacagccaagtctctttactcattctgtaatgcatcatcctgtgactaactcattagtcacattgcttgcaaggcttatagtgatgtgcattaccgagagggcccagagatacctctctgatactcggagtgacaaatcctaatctcgatctatgccaacccaacaaactccttcggagacacctgtagagcatctttataatcacccagttacattgtgacgtttgatagcacacaaggtgttcctccggtattcgggagttgcataatctcataaccaggggaacatgtataagtcatgaagaaagcaatagcaataaaacttaacgatcataatgctaagctaatggatgggtcttgtccatcacatcattctttaatgatgtgatctgattcatcaaatgacaacacatttctatggtcaggaaacttaaccatttttaattaatgagctagtctagtagaggcatacaagggacactctgttttgtctatgtattcacacatgtactaagtttccggttaatacaattctagtatgaataataaacatttatcatgatataaggaaatataaataacaactttattattccctctaaggcatatttccttcagttttctaCTTATCCGCCGGCCGGAAATGAACCACTACAACAATGGACGATACGGCAGGACGGAAATTCAGACAGCGGCCGTGCGCACAAAGCAAAATGCCTTCTAGGGATGTGGATGATCTGGAAACAGAGGAATGACGTGATCTTTAATGGGGAGAGGCCGTCGATACCACGAACCATACAACTCATACAGGAGGAAGGTAGACTATGGGCGAAGGCGGGCTTGTTCAAAGGAAACAATGTAGGGTTCGAAGTAGAGCAGGAAACGGTGGGTACTAGCGAGTAGGTCGGTTGTGGTGTGAGGTAGAGCCGGACGAAGTCCGCTTGTAAATAAGTGTGTAATGTGGATTTGGGGTTCACTCCCCTCCCTTCTTTAATGaatgatatgcacactcgtgcatattcgagaaaacTTATCCGCCGGCCGACGCGTAGCGTGGCTCATAACCCCCACCTTTTCAAAGTTTTGGCCACACAGGAGTTGGGTGGGCCCACCTACAACTACCACATGCATATTTTAACCACACTGATCCGCGTCGAAGTGCATCCAGCCGTCTGTTCAAAGCATCAGCGAACAGCTAGTGTTTTGTTGTGGTCAAAACTATTTCATGTGTGTTTCAGCAAAATTTGATAAAGAAAGGTGAAAATATAACGAGGAGCTGTGCTTGTGCTCGAGGAAACTTCCGTGGCAAACTTGATTCGCAACGCTCTGCTGCTCACGTTATTTTCTGTTGAAACGTTGCATCTGAAACTGATGCGGGTAATGGCCACCATCAACCAAACATCTGAAACTGTTTGTATTTTTACAAGCTCAGATCATCAGATGTAAAGCCTTTGCAGCAGTGATTGGCAAGTTTGATACGCACGTACTACTAAACCCTTGATTTCATTGGGAAGATGTAATGCAATGCATGCGCCTGATTATGAAATTCTCCTacttttgtgatgatttttttcagttagtttatactccctccgtcccaaaattcttgttttagtattagatacatccgtatctagacgaatctaagacaagaattttgagacggagggagtatataagttCAACACATCATAACTTAGCAACGACAAACTAAGCCTGCGATCATCATCGGGTGAGTTGTTCAATCAAAGTGTGAGTTCAATCACGTGCTTTGTGGGATCTTTATCATATCTCATACGCGTTAAGTTTGATCGTGACACGAGCTGATGCCTTCCCCCTCACGGACGTACGTGATGTGCTAGGAGTCTGCTACAGCTAGTCAATACGGACACATATAAACTGTATCCTACTAGAAAAAAAAGCACATATATCCTACGGAAAGGCTTACGAGTTAGGAAACCGCGCGCCGTCCACGATCGATTTCTTTTCTCACAGCTAGCTGCTCGATTAGGCGATCGCGAGAGGCCATGCCGGTAACCAAGACCTCGTCGACGGTGGTCGTCCACGCCGGCGAGCACCTGCTCAAGGTTACTGGTCACTCCCTGGTCATCGGCAGCAATACCTTCCTCACGTCAGAAACCTTCCGGGTCGGCCATCACGACTGGAATATCCACTACTACCCGAACGGCGACCGCACTATCGTCGACGATCAGTTCACCTCGGTTTATCTCTGGCTGGTAAACATAAACACCGATGAGAAGGAGGTCACGGCCCAGTGGTGTTTCTCCCTAAAGGAGGACCCCACACTGCCGGCAATAGGACCCTACACCGACAAGTTCGTGCCTGAGTCTCCCAGTTGGGGTGTCTCCAGGTTTGCGAGTAAAGCTGACTTGGCCGCGTCAGGGTGTCTTAAAGACGACTGCCTAGTGATCAAGTGCACCGTCAGAGTTATTGCCTCTAAACTcaacgacgacgaggacgacgactgtgaggacgacgacgatggcATCGTCGCTCCACCCTCGGACCTAGGCAGAGATCTTGGCTATCTTCTAGAGAATGGCCTTAAGACGGACCTGACGGTCAGGATTGGCTGGTTCAGGAGTTTTGAGGTGCACGCGTGCATGCTCGCTGCGCGGTCACCGGTCTTTCGGGCACAGTTGTGTGGCGCGATGATGGAGAGCAGAGAAAGCACTATCCGCATCAAGGACATGGACGCCAAAGTTTTTGAGGTCCTGCTTCATTACATATACAATGATTGCCTCCCTGAGTTTATGGAGGAGACCACAGAAGTGGCTATAAACATGACGCAACATTTGTTAGTTGCGGCTGATCGG
Above is a window of Triticum aestivum cultivar Chinese Spring chromosome 6B, IWGSC CS RefSeq v2.1, whole genome shotgun sequence DNA encoding:
- the LOC123133773 gene encoding BTB/POZ and MATH domain-containing protein 1-like encodes the protein MPVTKTSSTVVVHAGEHLLKVTGHSLVIGSNTFLTSETFRVGHHDWNIHYYPNGDRTIVDDQFTSVYLWLVNINTDEKEVTAQWCFSLKEDPTLPAIGPYTDKFVPESPSWGVSRFASKADLAASGCLKDDCLVIKCTVRVIASKLNDDEDDDCEDDDDGIVAPPSDLGRDLGYLLENGLKTDLTVRIGWFRSFEVHACMLAARSPVFRAQLCGAMMESRESTIRIKDMDAKVFEVLLHYIYNDCLPEFMEETTEVAINMTQHLLVAADRYAIGRLKLICEGKVSKALDVNTVGFTLDLAEQYHCQLLKDYCLKYMVKDSERLRAIVKTSGFEQLKQNHPLIACEILHKVIDKL